From a single Apium graveolens cultivar Ventura chromosome 2, ASM990537v1, whole genome shotgun sequence genomic region:
- the LOC141706249 gene encoding CBS domain-containing protein CBSX3, mitochondrial-like, translating into MHALTNIIRTYQETCRLSVLQHWHLRASAPCGCVTSSVTQKENTEDKSPIMQNKGLENTTVAEVLMTKGEEQVGSWIWCRTDDTVHDAVKQMAQNNIGSLVVLKPGDSQLIAGIFTERDYLRKMIAQERSAKYTKVMEVMTGQNKLVAVTSDTNILQAMQLMTENQIRHIPVIDGRIVGMISIVDVVRAVVGQQTGEVKRLNEFIKGDYY; encoded by the exons ATGCATGCTCTTACCAATATAATTAGAACTTACCAAGAGACATGCAGGCTTTCCGTTCTACAGCACTGGCATTTGCGAGCATCTGCACCCTGTGGATGTGTCACATCTTCAGTTACGCAAAAGGAGAATACAGAAGACAAATCTCCCATAATGCAAAATAAAGGCCTGGAGAATACAACAGTTGCAGAGGTGTTGATGACAAAAGGTGAAGAACAAGTAGGGTCATGGATCTGGTGCCGCACTGATGACACTGTACATGATGCAGTGAAGCAA ATGGCACAAAATAATATAGGCTCCCTGGTGGTGTTGAAGCCAGGAGATAGCCAGTTAATTGCAGGAATTTTCACAGAAAGAG ACTATTTGAGGAAAATGATAGCCCAGGAAAGGTCAGCTAAATACACAAAAGTCATGGAAGTCATGACTGGACAG AACAAGCTAGTTGCAGTAACATCTGATACCAACATTCTTCAGGCAATGCAGCTAATGACAG AAAATCAAATACGCCACATCCCAGTGATAGATGGAAGAATTGTGGGAATGATTTCAATAGTGGATGTTGTAAGAGCAGTGGTAGGGCAGCAAACAGGGGAAGTGAAGCGACTAAATGAGTTTATCAAGGGGGATTACTATTAA
- the LOC141708354 gene encoding uncharacterized protein LOC141708354, which yields MGDQRQRFSFRLPWSAPPAPTRRPAPVTNNPPRAISSNDQTNANPTTTSQKSPSQSSGSSQTPKALPRASTSTKTSPKSTPTGSPTVTPQSAIKTKNPASPSTSPRQPIAESQRPSVTTTQPIRPATQTSPLRSPEQLVERNSPLRDQAPTKQQPSSTSPANFQSRTSLLSRAGTQRRATSESPPPSNVSPQSRPPSRKSIKSPNTSQSPLTSHSKSSVSETDSQPLSPARSQQKNSSSAVYQPRSPPSPENNLSEKVSKNMQPIAGIPTPTGSPSKISNPTDSIPPSLMSNNVNHAMPQSQPQAHPEKDITDEMVSKAPIEATIKPNAVASSQQSDPLSSIPNPIAAEEMTEKYKEVMHSNPLMLYGKQSKGTASHQSNKNKEGASRQKPMASNGEGISMQKEIKNDISKLTQKMATEQGKAVSIITLVGENKGATMQLGSPKEGAVHIHRGYKLNPNESTEAITNGEESAKEKRPKEANTKEQMTKAYMNSNSQGINNSIVFKSSITERNPGVHLNLTQTPTEPIKTTAKADQLVAHKAEASVTPSQKLTYETTIRRRCLRGLLMESSDSDPDNSEKPRRHGCRCSYGDMNKDKEIDLL from the coding sequence ATGGGGGATCAAAGACAGAGATTTAGCTTTCGCTTACCCTGGTCAGCTCCCCCTGCACCAACTCGTCGGCCTGCCCCTGTAACTAATAATCCACCCCGTGCCATCTCAAGCAATGACCAGACAAATGCCAACCCCACTACTACTTCACAAAAATCACCATCACAATCTTCAGGTTCATCACAAACACCGAAAGCTCTTCCCCGGGCTTCAACATCAACAAAAACAAGTCCCAAATCCACTCCCACCGGAAGTCCTACTGTGACACCGCAAAGTGCAATTAAAACCAAAAACCCTGCTTCTCCATCTACTTCACCAAGGCAACCTATAGCTGAAAGCCAAAGGCCTTCCGTAACCACTACACAGCCTATAAGACCAGCCACTCAAACGTCACCATTGAGGTCTCCAGAACAACTTGTAGAACGGAACTCTCCTTTACGAGATCAAGCCCCAACAAAACAACAACCTTCTTCAACTTCCCCTGCGAACTTCCAGTCACGAACTTCATTACTGTCACGTGCAGGCACACAACGCCGAGCTACTTCAGAATCCCCACCACCTTCTAATGTCTCTCCTCAATCTAGACCACCTTCTCGCAAATCCATTAAGTCCCCAAACACCTCTCAATCCCCATTAACGTCCCATTCAAAATCTTCTGTATCAGAAACTGACTCTCAACCTTTATCACCAGCTCGTTCTCAACAAAAAAACTCATCTTCAGCAGTGTATCAACCTCGATCTCCACCTAGTCCTGAAAATAATCTTTCCGAAAAAGTAAGCAAAAATATGCAACCAATAGCAGGAATACCTACTCCAACAGGTTCTCCATCAAAAATATCGAATCCCACAGACAGCATTCCGCCGTCTCTAATGTCTAATAATGTAAACCATGCTATGCCTCAGTCACAACCACAAGCTCATCCAGAGAAAGATATTACAGATGAGATGGTCTCCAAGGCCCCAATAGAAGCAACAATTAAGCCCAATGCAGTTGCATCTTCACAACAATCAGATCCTCTGTCAAGCATACCGAATCCAATTGCTGCTGAAGAAATGACTGAAAAATACAAAGAGGTAATGCATTCAAATCCCCTCATGTTGTATGGTAAGCAATCTAAAGGCACAGCATCACATCAATCAAACAAAAACAAGGAAGGCGCGTCTCGCCAAAAACCTATGGCATCAAATGGAGAAGGTATCTCCATGCAGAAGGAGATCAAGAATGACATCTCCAAACTGACTCAAAAGATGGCTACTGAGCAGGGGAAAGCAGTGAGTATAATAACCCTAGTCGGTGAAAACAAAGGAGCAACCATGCAACTAGGCTCCCCAAAAGAAGGAGCAGTCCACATTCATAGAGGCTATAAACTTAACCCTAATGAAAGCACAGAAGCCATCACTAATGGAGAAGAAAGCGCGAAAGAAAAAAGGCCAAAAGAAGCAAACACGAAAGAACAGATGACAAAAGCATATATGAATAGTAATAGCCAAGGTATCAATAACTCAATTGTGTTCAAAAGTTCCATTACAGAAAGGAACCCTGGCGTTCACCTCAATCTCACTCAAACTCCAACAGAGCCCATCAAGACAACCGCTAAAGCAGACCAACTCGTGGCACATAAGGCAGAAGCCAGTGTTACGCCTTCACAGAAGCTCACTTACGAGACTACAATCCGAAGGAGGTGCCTAAGGGGTCTCTTAATGGAGTCAAGTGATTCTGATCCGGATAATTCAGAAAAGCCTCGGCGTCATGGATGTCGTTGTAGTTATGGTGATATGAACAAAGATAAAGAAATAGATCTTCTGTAA
- the LOC141706250 gene encoding protein RADIALIS-like 3: MHTISKYSPLTEEALHHHPHCYLHKSTPPSFSILHLVTMSNYISSSGSSGSSWTQRQNKQFEEALAIYDRDTPDRWYNISRAVDGKSVEDVKRHFDLLVKDIMKIESDQVPIPNYRTAGSNVRGYGNEQRLFKNLRLQ; the protein is encoded by the exons ATGCATACTATCTCCAAGTATTCTCCCTTGACTGAGGAAGCACTTCATCATCATCCACATTGCTATTTACATAAATCAACTCCTCCAAGTTTTAGTATCCTACACCTCGTAACGATGTCAAACTATATCTCATCTTCGGGAAGCTCTGGCTCTTCCTGGACACAGAGGCAAAACAAGCAATTTGAAGAGGCTTTGGCAATATATGATAGGGACACCCCTGACCGCTGGTATAACATATCCAGAGCCGTGGATGGAAAATCTGTGGAAGACGTTAAGAGGCACTTTGACCTCCTTGTGAAGGACATCATGAAAATAGAGTCTGACCAGGTACCAATACCCAATTACAGGACAGCCGGAAGCAATGTAAGAGGATATGGAAATGAGCAGAG ACTTTTCAAGAACCTGAGGTTACAGTGA